From Gemmatimonadota bacterium, one genomic window encodes:
- the rimO gene encoding 30S ribosomal protein S12 methylthiotransferase RimO → MPTINLITLGCPKNTVDSERMHHLLKLNGYDLSDDAEDADIIVVNTCGFIEPAKEESIATVMDAAEYKKNGRCRGVIVTGCLAERYRTELETELVEADMIVGLAGEREIVAHCDNLLGTSRIHTIRDAEARHLLTPKHWAYLRISDGCDRTCAFCAIPSFRGKNKSENLDRLVAEAYRMVGNGVREIALIAQDTMRYGADLYGKPRLIDLIEELIQIEKLDWVRMLYAYPTGWRNELIDLLATEEKLCAYIDLPIQHASDPILKAMNRGTTKAGIRKLIHTLRERIPNLTIRSSIITGFPGERDEHFAELMDFVDEMQFNRLVGFTYSHEENTQAGALEDDVPADIKRERLNDLMALQAQISGELNAAHVGRTFKVLVDEASDDPAYHYVGRTRMDAPEIDGAVFFTGPANIGDFVEVEITDATEHDLIGHVVKTNALLEIAPIKI, encoded by the coding sequence ATGCCAACAATCAACCTCATAACCCTCGGCTGCCCCAAAAACACCGTCGATTCCGAGCGCATGCATCACCTCCTCAAGCTCAACGGCTACGACCTCTCGGACGACGCAGAAGACGCCGACATCATCGTCGTCAACACCTGCGGATTCATCGAACCAGCCAAAGAAGAATCAATAGCAACAGTGATGGACGCCGCAGAATACAAAAAAAACGGACGATGTCGCGGCGTCATCGTCACGGGCTGCCTGGCCGAGCGGTACCGAACAGAATTGGAAACCGAACTCGTCGAAGCAGACATGATCGTGGGCCTCGCCGGAGAACGCGAAATCGTCGCACACTGCGATAACCTGTTGGGCACATCGCGCATACACACCATTCGAGATGCAGAAGCACGCCATCTACTCACCCCAAAACACTGGGCGTACTTGCGAATCTCGGACGGATGCGACAGAACATGTGCATTTTGCGCCATCCCGAGCTTTCGCGGAAAAAACAAAAGCGAAAACCTGGATCGCCTCGTCGCCGAAGCCTATCGCATGGTCGGCAATGGCGTGCGCGAAATCGCCCTCATCGCCCAGGACACCATGCGATATGGCGCAGACCTGTATGGCAAACCCCGGCTGATAGACCTGATAGAAGAACTGATCCAAATCGAGAAACTCGACTGGGTGCGGATGTTATACGCATATCCAACCGGTTGGCGCAATGAGTTGATCGACCTCCTGGCAACCGAAGAAAAATTGTGCGCCTATATCGACCTGCCCATCCAGCACGCATCAGACCCCATACTAAAAGCCATGAACCGGGGCACCACAAAAGCGGGCATTCGAAAACTCATCCACACCTTGCGCGAACGCATACCAAATTTGACCATCCGATCGTCAATCATCACCGGATTTCCCGGCGAACGCGATGAACACTTTGCAGAACTCATGGACTTTGTCGATGAAATGCAATTTAACCGCCTCGTCGGATTCACCTATTCACACGAAGAAAATACGCAAGCGGGCGCATTGGAAGACGACGTACCCGCAGACATCAAGCGCGAACGGTTGAACGACCTCATGGCATTGCAGGCGCAAATATCGGGCGAATTGAACGCCGCACATGTGGGACGTACCTTCAAAGTACTGGTAGATGAAGCCTCCGACGACCCGGCATATCACTACGTCGGACGCACGCGAATGGACGCCCCGGAAATCGACGGCGCCGTATTCTTCACAGGACCTGCAAATATCGGCGACTTTGTCGAAGTCGAAATCACCGACGCAACCGAACACGACCTCATCGGACATGTCGTAAAAACCAACGCCCTATTGGAAATCGCGCCCATAAAAATCTGA
- a CDS encoding phytanoyl-CoA dioxygenase family protein, whose translation MSLTQNQIDQYRDRGFTIAENVLDDAAFEPIEHAYDILINQKAQELLEEGTISSAHADKPFSHRLAAIARELDDKGYDALRSFVGGFDIMRARVKPMFDIFFNEQLLSAVESLIGPEITLSPIQHFRPYLPARETQPGQVPWHQDQGVTKEEADISEIITCWIPLVDVTPERGCLQVLPGVVPMGLLEHQREGGTMIKPMYMPEIEPVNCIMKRGDVLMMSAYTPHRGQPNRSNLVRWSMDLRFQKTGTPTGRPFWPEFIVQSKETPASVQDSFDEWCTRWITDLRESKGTHLHRV comes from the coding sequence ATGTCATTGACACAAAATCAAATTGACCAGTATCGCGATCGGGGATTCACGATTGCGGAAAATGTATTGGATGACGCGGCCTTTGAACCGATTGAACACGCTTACGACATATTGATCAATCAAAAGGCGCAAGAACTATTGGAAGAAGGAACGATCTCATCCGCACATGCAGACAAACCCTTCAGCCATCGGCTGGCTGCGATTGCCCGGGAATTAGACGATAAGGGATATGACGCGCTGCGCAGTTTTGTGGGGGGATTTGACATCATGCGCGCGCGCGTAAAACCGATGTTCGACATCTTCTTCAACGAACAATTATTATCCGCAGTCGAAAGCCTCATAGGACCAGAAATAACCCTGAGTCCAATTCAGCATTTCCGCCCCTACTTGCCCGCGCGAGAAACACAACCCGGACAGGTACCCTGGCACCAGGACCAAGGCGTAACAAAAGAAGAAGCGGACATCTCGGAAATCATAACCTGCTGGATACCACTCGTAGATGTCACCCCGGAACGCGGATGCCTACAGGTACTGCCCGGCGTAGTACCCATGGGACTGCTCGAACACCAGCGCGAAGGCGGCACCATGATCAAACCCATGTACATGCCGGAAATCGAACCCGTAAACTGCATAATGAAACGCGGCGACGTACTCATGATGAGCGCGTACACCCCGCACAGAGGCCAGCCAAACCGCTCCAATCTGGTGCGCTGGAGCATGGACCTGCGGTTTCAAAAAACGGGCACACCCACAGGGCGCCCATTCTGGCCCGAATTTATCGTCCAGAGTAAAGAAACCCCCGCATCTGTGCAAGACAGCTTTGACGAATGGTGTACGCGGTGGATAACGGACCTGCGGGAGAGCAAGGGAACCCATCTGCATCGGGTATAA
- a CDS encoding TauD/TfdA family dioxygenase translates to MQVIPSGGALGAEIRGLNISQALDDDNVQAIRQALLDYCVVYFRDQDLCEEDQIRFTNYFGRAVEHVRKQLDRENKEIFIVSNIEENGQPIGALGDGEVSFHSDLSYLKRPGTISVLYALEIPSTGGNTQWCNCYAAYEALDEDMKKRLTGLRAVHRHYVEEQNPPERVDHPVVRTHPETGRKSLYAGPHLTKYILDMPVDESDALLKTLFEHAARPEFLWTHIWQVGDLVMWDNRPTMHRREPFPPSERRMMKRTQVFNADDIPFE, encoded by the coding sequence ATGCAAGTCATACCTTCTGGCGGCGCACTCGGCGCTGAAATTCGGGGGCTTAATATTTCGCAGGCACTCGACGATGATAACGTCCAGGCTATTCGCCAGGCATTGCTCGATTACTGTGTGGTGTATTTTCGGGATCAAGATTTGTGTGAGGAAGATCAGATTCGCTTTACCAATTATTTTGGTCGCGCGGTAGAACACGTTCGCAAACAACTGGATCGGGAAAACAAAGAGATTTTTATTGTTTCCAATATCGAGGAGAACGGGCAGCCCATCGGTGCTCTGGGCGATGGAGAGGTTAGCTTTCACTCCGATTTGTCGTATCTCAAGCGGCCCGGCACGATTTCTGTTCTCTATGCGCTTGAGATTCCCAGTACAGGGGGCAATACCCAGTGGTGCAATTGTTATGCCGCGTATGAAGCGTTAGATGAAGATATGAAAAAACGGCTCACGGGATTGCGAGCCGTGCATCGCCATTATGTTGAGGAACAAAACCCACCCGAGCGCGTTGACCATCCGGTCGTGCGCACCCATCCAGAAACCGGGCGCAAGTCGCTTTATGCCGGTCCCCATCTGACCAAATATATTCTCGATATGCCCGTCGATGAAAGCGACGCGCTTCTCAAGACGCTTTTTGAGCACGCGGCCCGTCCCGAATTTTTGTGGACCCATATCTGGCAGGTCGGCGATCTGGTGATGTGGGACAACCGCCCCACGATGCATCGTCGCGAACCCTTTCCGCCATCGGAACGCCGCATGATGAAACGCACGCAGGTTTTTAATGCGGATGATATTCCGTTTGAATGA
- a CDS encoding molybdopterin-dependent oxidoreductase, translated as MKTLLLICAESEAQISRQFINAANDAKIADQVAATSFDKLEESVRTSEGIDRILIFPALIALPDTMRENLLQRIATLQNENPQIRILLTSPLGGDPRLFDMIQDRMAAALKSTQNTPILTIETPNTSRILDFENFATLPNQIADISTLVPDRQGQGVWVREVLDHTPNADAIFYADADRFSATVDLALVRERGLLIYGLEGQPLPASYGGPLRLIIPGHDDRCANVKGVARVEIVLK; from the coding sequence GTGAAAACACTACTCTTAATCTGTGCCGAAAGCGAAGCGCAGATATCTCGCCAATTTATCAACGCGGCAAACGACGCCAAAATCGCCGATCAGGTAGCAGCTACTTCATTTGACAAACTGGAAGAAAGCGTGCGCACCAGCGAAGGCATCGATCGCATTCTCATATTCCCCGCACTAATCGCCCTGCCCGATACAATGCGCGAAAACCTGTTACAACGCATCGCAACTCTCCAAAACGAAAACCCACAAATACGCATCCTACTCACCAGCCCATTGGGCGGCGATCCCCGCTTATTCGACATGATCCAGGACCGCATGGCAGCCGCGCTGAAAAGCACGCAAAACACACCCATATTGACAATAGAAACACCGAATACCTCTCGAATCCTCGACTTTGAAAATTTTGCCACACTACCGAATCAGATCGCAGATATAAGTACACTCGTCCCCGACCGCCAGGGACAGGGCGTCTGGGTACGCGAAGTATTGGACCACACACCCAATGCCGACGCAATCTTTTACGCAGACGCCGACCGTTTCTCAGCCACCGTTGATCTCGCCCTCGTCCGGGAACGAGGATTGTTAATCTACGGACTGGAAGGACAACCCCTGCCCGCCAGCTATGGCGGACCCCTGCGACTGATCATTCCCGGACACGACGACCGCTGTGCAAATGTAAAGGGCGTGGCGCGGGTCGAAATCGTTTTAAAATAG
- a CDS encoding thymidylate synthase has translation MHTYLDQLQHVLDHGVKKGDRTGVGTISCFGLHARYAMADGFPAVTTKRLVWKSILSELLWFISGSDNIYDLKTYLKSNRLWDGNYEDYLNRLGRNKNDGSMGRIYGVQWRRWKGANGKVVDQLQNAIDLIRENPESRRIMVNAWNAAEIGTRDVALPPCHNFFQFYVAEGKLSLQMYQRSCDMFLGVPLNIASYSVLLHMVAKITNLTPCEFIHVLGDAHIYLNHLDAVKEQLSREPYPLPKLRIKDRGQTEIDHFEIDDFELINYQHHDTIRAEMAV, from the coding sequence ATGCACACATATCTCGACCAACTGCAGCACGTATTGGACCACGGCGTAAAAAAGGGAGATCGCACGGGCGTGGGCACAATCTCGTGTTTTGGCCTGCATGCGCGCTATGCAATGGCAGACGGATTTCCCGCAGTAACCACCAAGCGACTGGTGTGGAAATCGATACTATCGGAACTCCTGTGGTTTATATCCGGATCCGACAACATCTACGACTTAAAAACCTATTTGAAAAGCAACCGGCTATGGGATGGCAATTACGAGGACTATTTGAACCGCCTGGGAAGAAATAAAAACGACGGCAGCATGGGGCGTATTTACGGTGTACAGTGGCGGCGATGGAAAGGCGCCAACGGAAAAGTGGTCGATCAACTTCAAAATGCGATTGATCTAATCCGAGAAAACCCCGAATCCCGGCGCATCATGGTCAATGCCTGGAACGCAGCCGAAATAGGCACTCGAGACGTGGCACTGCCCCCTTGTCACAACTTCTTCCAATTCTACGTCGCAGAAGGCAAACTATCCTTACAAATGTACCAGCGATCGTGCGACATGTTTTTAGGCGTACCACTCAACATCGCATCCTATTCCGTATTATTGCACATGGTCGCAAAAATCACGAACCTCACACCCTGCGAATTTATCCATGTCCTGGGCGACGCACACATCTACTTAAACCACCTCGACGCAGTAAAAGAACAACTATCTCGCGAACCATATCCCCTGCCCAAATTGCGGATAAAAGACCGCGGACAAACCGAAATCGATCATTTTGAAATAGACGACTTTGAACTCATCAATTACCAGCACCACGACACCATCCGCGCGGAAATGGCTGTTTAA
- a CDS encoding dihydrofolate reductase yields MTIIAAMDKNRVIGRDNKMPWHISEESKHFRRTTTGHTLLVGRKTYQSWGGKPLPDRLHVIVSRTMPDTKGVDVCRSLEEAIEKARSYGREVFICGGGEIYRATLSKADRMILSYIDGEYAGDEYFPEFDENEWFILKKEPHDQFTVVYYERKS; encoded by the coding sequence ATGACCATCATCGCTGCAATGGACAAAAACCGCGTCATTGGTCGGGACAACAAAATGCCCTGGCACATCTCTGAAGAATCGAAGCACTTTCGGCGCACAACAACCGGACATACCTTATTGGTAGGCCGCAAAACATATCAATCCTGGGGTGGCAAACCCCTGCCGGATCGCCTGCATGTCATTGTGAGCCGAACCATGCCCGACACAAAAGGCGTAGATGTGTGCAGATCGCTTGAAGAAGCCATCGAAAAAGCCAGGTCCTATGGCCGCGAAGTATTCATCTGCGGAGGCGGCGAAATATATCGCGCCACACTATCAAAAGCCGACCGGATGATCCTATCGTATATCGACGGCGAGTACGCAGGCGATGAATACTTCCCAGAATTTGACGAAAATGAATGGTTCATCTTAAAAAAAGAGCCACATGATCAATTCACAGTTGTATATTATGAGCGCAAGAGTTAG